GGCGGGGGAGGCCTCCGGCGGGATTCACGGTCGGAATCGATTGATGGGGAACTCGCTCCTCGATATTATCGTCTACGGTCGGCGGGCGGGGCGGGCGGCCTCAAAACGGGCGACGGAGATCTCTTTCGGGTCGACGACGCTGCGCCACCTCGATCTTTTTCACGACGCGCAAAAGAAAGCGGGGGTTGTTCCGCAGACCGTTTCGCCGATGCTCTTTCCGGACTATGCCAAAAAAAATGAATAGTGAGTCTTTATTTTAACGACAATGGACAAAGGACGAATCGATGAACATTCATGAATATCAGGCCAAGGCCCTTTTCTCGAAATACCAGATTCCGGTCCCGAACGGCAGAGTCGCCTTTACCCCCGAAGAGGCACAGGCGGCGGCGAACGAGCTGAGCGGCTCCCTCGCGGTGGTCAAAGCGCAGATCCACGCCGGCGGCCGCGGGAAGGCGGGGGGGGTGAAGCTCGCAAAAAATAAGGCGGAGGTTGCGAGCTTTGCAAGAGCGCTTCTCGGAAAGGTCCTCGTCACCCACCAGACCGGTCCGCAGGGAAAAGAGGTGAAGAAGCTCCTGGTCGAAGAGGGGGTCGAGATCGCGAAGGAGCTCTACCTCGGCTTGGTTGCCGACCGGGGAACTGCGTCGATCATCCTGATTGCAAGCACCGAGGGGGGGATGGAGATCGAAGAGGTCGCGGAGCACTCTCCCGAGAAGATCGTGAAGCTGCCGATCGATCCGCTCCTCGGCTACCAGGCGTATCAGGGCCGGTCGATCGCATTTAAGCTCGGCCTCCCGAAAGAGGTCGTCAACCAGTGGGTCGGGATGATCGGGAATCTCTACCGCCTCTTTGTCGACAAGAACGCCTCGCAGATCGAGATCAACCCGCTGATCATCACCAAACAGCACAAGCTGATGGCGCTCGATGCGAAGGTGAACTTCGATGACAATGCCTTGATCAAAAGTGAGGACATCCGCGCGCTGCGCGATCTCGATGAAGAAGATCCGCTCGAGACCCGCGCAACACAACACGGCCTCAACTATGTCAAGCTCGATGGGACGATCGGTTGCATGGTCAACGGCGCCGGCTTGGCGATGGCGACGATGGATGTGATTAAGCTGGCCGGCGGAGAGCCGGCGAACTTTCTCGACGTCGGCGGCGGTGCCTCGAAGGAGACGGTGAAGCAAGCCTTCCAAATTTTGCTCTCCGATCCGAATGTGAAGGGGGTCTTCGTCAACATCTTCGGCGGGATCGTCCGCTGCGAGCGGATCGCCGGCGGGATCATCGATGCGGCGAAAGAGGTTTCGATCAACGTCCCGCTTGTCGTTCGTCTCGAAGGGACCAACGCAAAAGAGGCAAAGCAGATGCTCGCCGAATCGGGATTGAACCTGACCGTCGCCGATACGCTCTGGGACGGCGCGCAAAAGATCGTCGCGCAAGTGAGATAATTGATGTATCTGAAAATAAGCGAGCTGCCGGCACTGCCGGTGCAAGCGTGGGGTGTAGGGGCATCGGAGGACCTTTCTCCTTCCGTTGCCGCACAGGCCCCCACCTACAAATAGGAGCTTAAATGAGTATTTTGGTGAATAAGAACTCGCGCATCTTGGTGCAGGGGATTACTGGGAAGGAAGGGTCTTTCCACGCCGCCGCCTGTAAGGCGTATGGGACGAAGGTCGTTGCCGGAGTCACCCCTGGAAAAGGGGGAACCGAGTTCGAAGGGATCCCGGTCTTCGATACGGTTGAAGAGGCCGTTGAGAGAACCGGCGCCGATGTTTCGTTGATTTTTGTCCCCCCTCCCTTTGCCGCCGATGCGATCATGGAGTCGGCGCAGGCCGGCGTTCCGCTGATCATCTGCATCACGGAAGGAATCCCGGTGTTGGATATGATGCGGGTGAAGCGCTTTCTGGCCGACAAGCCGGTCCGGTTGATCGGCCCGAACTGTCCGGGGGTGATCACGCCGGAAGAGGCGAAGATCGGGATCATGCCGGGCTTCATCCACAAAAAGGGAAATGTCGGTGTCGTCTCCCGAAGCGGGACCCTGACCTATGAGGCGGTCTGGCAGCTGACGCAGCGCGGACTGGGACAGTCGACCTGTGTCGGCATCGGCGGCGATCCGATCAATGGAACGCACTTCGTCGACGTTCTTGGAATGTTCGAGAAAGACAAGCAGACCGAAGCGATCGTCATGATCGGCGAGATCGGCGGAGACGCCGAAGAACGGGCGGCCGAATACATCAAACTGCATGTAAGCAAGCCGGTCGTCGCCTTCATCGCCGGGATCACGGCCCCTCCGGGCCGCCGGATGGGCCATGCCGGCGCAATCATCTCGGGCGGCAAGGGGACGGCGAACGATAAAATGGCGGCGCTGGAAGCGGCGGGGGTGACGGTTGTCCAAAATCCGGCCCTGATCGGCGAGGCGATCGAGAAGCGATTGAAAAAGAAAGCGGCCGGTGCAGGGAGCCGGGTGAAAGCGAAGGCGGCTCCCAAGGCCAAAGCAAAGCCGAAGACAAAACCGAAAGCCAAGGCGAAATCGACTTCCAAGGCGAAGGCGAAGAGATGAATCCTCTGAATCTCCATCGCTGGGACGTTTCACCCCAAGAGGCGATCGAGATTCAGAACCGGCTCCGCACCGCGCTGATCCTCGATCGCGCTCCGGACGAAGTTCGGACGATCGCCGGCGTCGACGTCTCCAACGCGATCGGATCGAACCTCCTCTTCGCCGCAATCGTCGTCCTCGATCTGGAACATCTTCAGCCGAAGGGATTTTCAATTTTGGAGGTGGCAACCGCCTCCTTGGAAATCGACTTCCCTTATGTCCCCGGCCTCCTCTCCTTCCGAGAAATTCCGGTCGTTTTAAAAGCATGGGAAAAACTGCAGATCTTGCCCGATTGCCTGATGGTCGACGGACAGGGGATCGCCCACCCGCGGCGGATTGGAATCGCCTCCCATCTCGGTCTTCTCGTCGATCTTCCCGCGATCGGTTGCGGAAAGTCGCGGCTGATCGGATTCCATCGCGAACCGGGGCAGGCCCGCGGCGATTGGTCCCCTCTCATCGATCGGGGGGAGACGATCGGCGCCGTGCTCCGGACCCGCACCGGGATCGCGCCGGTCTATATTTCCCCAGGTCATCGGATGACGCTCGACCGCGCTTTAGAACTCGTCCTCTCCTGCCAAATCCGGTATCGCCTGCCGGAGCCGACCCGGTTGGCCCACCAATTCGTCAACGAAGCGCGCCGCGCGGCATAGCGATTCAGTCGGATCGAACAAAGCATTCTTCTCATTCAGCGACGGAAAACTTGACGCCTGTTCCGTGTTTATTTCGTCCGAATCATCTTAATAAGGTGAGTATACTTATTGTATTCAAACGATTATCAATATTTGCCATCTAGGATGAGCGACGGAAAAGTTTACACGTGGGCGGAGGCCGATCAAGGCGCCGATTTTATTTTTGAACTAAATCGGGTGTTTGTCAGGATTTCCTCCGTTGGCATATCCTTTGCTTTTATACTCGGATATACACATCCTGCGGTGTCCTCCTCCTTCTCCTCCTGGTTATTTATAAACGTTCGTATCGTTTATCACTCGTAAACAGCATTGTCTTTTTAATATGCGATCTAGCCTGTCGCTAGAGCGGAAAGCGGTCTATAAGGGTGCCGCTGTTATCCAGGAATGGAATGTCTTTTACTCAAGGAGGAGAAATGAAAGCGACAAGAATGGGTTTGTTTTTAATCGCGGTGTTTATCTCGTCATGGACGGGGATGGCTTCTGCTGCGCCACCCCAGCCTGTTCAAAATCTGATCAATAACGTAACTTCGAGGGTCAGGCAGGTTCCGGAGCCGACCACCCTCTTATTGGTCGGGGGGGGATTGGTCGGGTTCGCTGCCTGGAGAAAGTGGCAGGGACCGAAATAGGCAGATAAGGTTGTTACGCTATTTCTGTCTGTAACGACAGGAAGATGTCATTGGGTTGTTTAGGTTATTTTGAAGGGGTGCAGCTTTCGTCTGCACCCCTTTTTTATTTGCTGGATGCAGCGTCTTCTTTTTAGAAACCCGGAATTCGATGAAGCCATGTTTGCTTGATGCAGGTTATTTCGAGGAGAGGTTTTTAATCTCTTCCGGTTTGAACGCCCCCTTTTCGGTGATGATCCGGCTGATGTAGCGGGCAGGGGTGACGTCAAAGGCGGGGTTGGCGACGGAGATGCCGGAGGCGGCGATCTGCTTTCCCCCCATGTGGGTGACTTCGTTGTGGTTGCGCTCTTCAATCGGGATCTGATCGCCCGACGCAATGCTAAAATCGATCGTGGAGGTCGGCGCGGCGACATAGAAAGGGATCCCATGCTCCTTCGCCAGGATGGCAACGGAGTAGGTGCCGATCTTGTTGGCGGTGTCGCCGTTGGAGGCGATCCGGTCGGCGCCGACGATGCAGCATTGGATCTTTCCTTGCTTCATGAAGAAGCCGGCCATGTTGTCGGTAATGAGGGTCACTGGAATTTGATCTTGCGCCAGCTCCCAAGCGGTGAGCCGCGCCCCCTGCAGAACCGGCCGGGTCTCGTCGGCAAAAACCGAGATCTTCTTATCCCTGTCCCAGGCGCTTCGAATGACCCCCAGCGCGGTCCCATAGCCGCCGGTGGCGAGCGCCCCCGCGTTGCAGTGGGTCAGCACCCCGGCGCTGGCGGGGACCAACGTCGCGCCGAATTTCCCGATGTTCCGATTCATCTCAATGTCTTCGCGCAAGATGGTATCCGCTTCGGCCAGCAAGATCTTCTTCAATGCCTCAGACGATTCATTCCGGCGGGAGCGTGCCGTCTGCTTCATCCGCTCGATCGCCCAAAAGAGGTTCACCGCGGTCGGACGGGTGGCGGCGAGCAGATCACAGCTCGGAAGAAGCTGCTGGTAGAAGTCGTCAAATGATTTTGCAGAGATCTTCTGCGCCGCCAGCGCAATCCCATAGGCGGCGGTGATTCCGATCGCCGGCGCCCCGCGGACCCAGAGCTCCTTGATCCCGCGCGCGACCGTCTCGACCTCTTTGCAATCGATGTAGACGACTTCGGTCGGCAGCTTCGTCTGATCGAGCAGCCGGACCGCCCCTTCTTTCCATTCAACAGCGTTCACCATGGGGCGATTGTAGGGGAAGAGAGAAGGGATTGTCAATTGATTTGGATGATTGAAGAAGAGACTTGCGGATCTCTTACTCGGCTGACTTTGCACAACGGAAGCCGATGATCGGATCTCCCTTGTCGGGATCAGCGTAGAAACGGGTGGTGGTCCGGGTGAGGAGGCGAAGCGCCCCCGGTTGGTCGCCGGCGGCGCCGCCGCGAATGACGCGGAAATTCTTCCAGAAGGCCTCGGCGCGATAGGGGTTATTGGGGTAGGGGCGGTAGCGGTCGGCGGTCCATTCCCACCCATGGCCGACCATCGCTTCCGTCCCATAGGGGGAGAGGATCGGTTTGGGAGGTAAAGCCGCCTGAACGGCTTTTTCAAGCTCGGGATCGAATTGATTTCCCCAGGGATAGATCCGGCCGTCGGTGCCGCGCGCCGCTTTCTCCCACTCTTCTTCCGTTGGAAGGCGCTTGCCGAGGGAGCGGCAGTAGTCGGACGCCTCCTGCCAGGTGAGATGGGTGACCGGCCGATCGGCGGTGGTCTTGTCCACCTTGAGGGGGAGGGGACGTCCGGTCGCTTTTGCATATTTTTGATACGCTCGGTTGCGGACCTTGTCCCGATCGATATAGAACGAATCGAGATAAATCGTGTGCGCCGGGCGCTCGTCGGTTAAGAGCGGTTTGTTCGGAAAGATCGAAGCGAGATTGATTTCATGGCTCGTCTCGTTGGTTCCCATAACGAATTCGCCGGCAGGAACCTGCACCATGTCATACGGCGTGGGATCTTCTTTTTTGAGACGGCGGGTGATCAAGGAAGCCAGGAGGATAATAAAGAAGAGGGCCGGTGTCCATTTCGACTTCGAGAACGGTCTCATTGGCGCTTAAACCTCTAGAATTTTATTATCCGATTCATTTCACGTTTTTTCCGCTTGCATCTTTCCCGCAGCGGAAGCCGAAGCCTTTGTTCCTGATTTCTGGGGTGAAGCGGCTTCGATTGTAAGAGGGAGCCGAGAGGCCGCAGCCGTATGAGAGACAATCATACCACGATCCTCCCCTTAAGACTTTGTTTTTGTTTCCGTAGTGGATATTGGGAATTTGATTACCGGGATAGGGAAGGTACCAATTGCTGACCCACTCATAGACATTCCCCGCCATGTCGTAGAGACCATAGGGGCTCTTTCCCTCCTCAAAGCTGCCGACCGGCATCGTGTCCCCCTTGGAGACATCAATTCCCTTGGAGAGCCAGTACTGCGGGGTGTTTGCCTTTTTGAAGTCGAACGGGTTTCCCCAGGGAAAGTGGCGGCCGTCGGTGCCGCGGGCCGCCTTCTCCCACTCCTCTTCTGTGAGGAGGCGTTTCCCGGCCCATTGGCAATAGGCGTCGGCATCGTACCAGCTGACATAAACCACCGGATGGTTTGCTTTGTTGGGAGGATAGCTGCCGTTGCGCCAATGGACCGGCGGCTCCGCGCCGGTGGCGTCGACGAAGCGTTTATACTGTGCATTCGTTGTTTCATAGGCATCAATGTAGAAAGCTTTTACGAAGACCTTGTGCTCCGGCTGCTCGTCCTCATCTCCTGCTCCTTCCCCGGTCGGGCGGCCGTTATTCCCCATGATGAACGATCCCGCCGGGATCAGCACCATCCGCTGCTCGGTGATTTTTTCTTCTTGCATCTGAACCTGTACCGGCGCCGGTTTAAAATCATAAGGGGGCGAGTTGGGGTGGCTGCCGTGGCACTCTTGGCACTCCGGCTTCGAGGTGTCGGTCTGGAGGGCGGCGCGATTGGCGTGGCAGTGAAGGCAGCGAGGGTCGGTCACCGCGCGATGACCCGGGAGGGGAGTCGCACGGGGGGTGGGGCTCTCGGAGAAAGAGGATGGCCCTGAGAAAAGATTTTGAGCGGGGGCCGTCCGGGCACCGAAAAAGAGAAGAGATAAGAGGGCCGAGAGGATTGCAAGCAAAGAAAAAAACGGCTTCATCGGTCAATTCCTAAATCGTTCCAGATTCGGTCGATCCGCTCGACCACCTTTGAATCCATGACAATCCGCTTTCCCCAT
This DNA window, taken from Candidatus Manganitrophaceae bacterium, encodes the following:
- the sucC gene encoding ADP-forming succinate--CoA ligase subunit beta; amino-acid sequence: MNIHEYQAKALFSKYQIPVPNGRVAFTPEEAQAAANELSGSLAVVKAQIHAGGRGKAGGVKLAKNKAEVASFARALLGKVLVTHQTGPQGKEVKKLLVEEGVEIAKELYLGLVADRGTASIILIASTEGGMEIEEVAEHSPEKIVKLPIDPLLGYQAYQGRSIAFKLGLPKEVVNQWVGMIGNLYRLFVDKNASQIEINPLIITKQHKLMALDAKVNFDDNALIKSEDIRALRDLDEEDPLETRATQHGLNYVKLDGTIGCMVNGAGLAMATMDVIKLAGGEPANFLDVGGGASKETVKQAFQILLSDPNVKGVFVNIFGGIVRCERIAGGIIDAAKEVSINVPLVVRLEGTNAKEAKQMLAESGLNLTVADTLWDGAQKIVAQVR
- the sucD gene encoding succinate--CoA ligase subunit alpha; amino-acid sequence: MSILVNKNSRILVQGITGKEGSFHAAACKAYGTKVVAGVTPGKGGTEFEGIPVFDTVEEAVERTGADVSLIFVPPPFAADAIMESAQAGVPLIICITEGIPVLDMMRVKRFLADKPVRLIGPNCPGVITPEEAKIGIMPGFIHKKGNVGVVSRSGTLTYEAVWQLTQRGLGQSTCVGIGGDPINGTHFVDVLGMFEKDKQTEAIVMIGEIGGDAEERAAEYIKLHVSKPVVAFIAGITAPPGRRMGHAGAIISGGKGTANDKMAALEAAGVTVVQNPALIGEAIEKRLKKKAAGAGSRVKAKAAPKAKAKPKTKPKAKAKSTSKAKAKR
- the nfi gene encoding deoxyribonuclease V, producing MNPLNLHRWDVSPQEAIEIQNRLRTALILDRAPDEVRTIAGVDVSNAIGSNLLFAAIVVLDLEHLQPKGFSILEVATASLEIDFPYVPGLLSFREIPVVLKAWEKLQILPDCLMVDGQGIAHPRRIGIASHLGLLVDLPAIGCGKSRLIGFHREPGQARGDWSPLIDRGETIGAVLRTRTGIAPVYISPGHRMTLDRALELVLSCQIRYRLPEPTRLAHQFVNEARRAA
- a CDS encoding PEP-CTERM sorting domain-containing protein, translating into MKATRMGLFLIAVFISSWTGMASAAPPQPVQNLINNVTSRVRQVPEPTTLLLVGGGLVGFAAWRKWQGPK
- the mtnA gene encoding S-methyl-5-thioribose-1-phosphate isomerase, producing the protein MVNAVEWKEGAVRLLDQTKLPTEVVYIDCKEVETVARGIKELWVRGAPAIGITAAYGIALAAQKISAKSFDDFYQQLLPSCDLLAATRPTAVNLFWAIERMKQTARSRRNESSEALKKILLAEADTILREDIEMNRNIGKFGATLVPASAGVLTHCNAGALATGGYGTALGVIRSAWDRDKKISVFADETRPVLQGARLTAWELAQDQIPVTLITDNMAGFFMKQGKIQCCIVGADRIASNGDTANKIGTYSVAILAKEHGIPFYVAAPTSTIDFSIASGDQIPIEERNHNEVTHMGGKQIAASGISVANPAFDVTPARYISRIITEKGAFKPEEIKNLSSK
- a CDS encoding SUMF1/EgtB/PvdO family nonheme iron enzyme — its product is MRPFSKSKWTPALFFIILLASLITRRLKKEDPTPYDMVQVPAGEFVMGTNETSHEINLASIFPNKPLLTDERPAHTIYLDSFYIDRDKVRNRAYQKYAKATGRPLPLKVDKTTADRPVTHLTWQEASDYCRSLGKRLPTEEEWEKAARGTDGRIYPWGNQFDPELEKAVQAALPPKPILSPYGTEAMVGHGWEWTADRYRPYPNNPYRAEAFWKNFRVIRGGAAGDQPGALRLLTRTTTRFYADPDKGDPIIGFRCAKSAE
- a CDS encoding SUMF1/EgtB/PvdO family nonheme iron enzyme, which produces MKPFFSLLAILSALLSLLFFGARTAPAQNLFSGPSSFSESPTPRATPLPGHRAVTDPRCLHCHANRAALQTDTSKPECQECHGSHPNSPPYDFKPAPVQVQMQEEKITEQRMVLIPAGSFIMGNNGRPTGEGAGDEDEQPEHKVFVKAFYIDAYETTNAQYKRFVDATGAEPPVHWRNGSYPPNKANHPVVYVSWYDADAYCQWAGKRLLTEEEWEKAARGTDGRHFPWGNPFDFKKANTPQYWLSKGIDVSKGDTMPVGSFEEGKSPYGLYDMAGNVYEWVSNWYLPYPGNQIPNIHYGNKNKVLRGGSWYDCLSYGCGLSAPSYNRSRFTPEIRNKGFGFRCGKDASGKNVK